The Hymenobacter sp. GOD-10R genome includes a window with the following:
- a CDS encoding glycoside hydrolase family 43 protein encodes MKTGWALLLSCQLLSVAAWAQEARVPVVRQNIPLDSIRLSDPFILADAKTKQYYMTGTGGLLWKSPDMKRWSGPYVVAQPDPASWMGPKPMIWAAEIHPYHGKYYYFATFTNRAVKIDTVQGNAIERRACHLLVSNQPDGPFVPVPNGDATYLPANKPTLDGTLWVDKDGKPYLVYCYEWLQNLNGTIEKIALKPDLSGTVGESKLMFRASDSPWSREKDKNGQDKPNKVTDGPYLFRTKTGRLGMIWTSWIYDVYTQGVAYSTSGTLDGPWVQEKDPITPPNYGHGMLFRALSGKLLMAAHSHQDIQGRYHRVPHLFEVDMSGNKLVIGKPYQP; translated from the coding sequence ATGAAAACAGGCTGGGCACTGCTGTTGAGCTGCCAGCTACTATCCGTCGCCGCGTGGGCCCAGGAAGCTAGGGTACCGGTGGTGCGCCAAAACATACCGCTAGATTCCATCCGCTTGAGTGACCCGTTCATCCTGGCCGACGCCAAGACCAAGCAGTACTACATGACCGGCACGGGCGGCCTGCTCTGGAAAAGCCCCGATATGAAGCGTTGGTCGGGGCCTTACGTGGTGGCTCAGCCTGACCCGGCCTCCTGGATGGGCCCAAAGCCGATGATCTGGGCCGCAGAGATTCACCCTTACCACGGCAAGTACTACTACTTCGCCACGTTCACCAACCGGGCTGTCAAGATTGATACGGTGCAGGGCAACGCCATTGAGCGCCGGGCCTGCCACCTGCTGGTCAGCAATCAACCCGATGGCCCCTTCGTACCCGTTCCGAACGGCGATGCGACCTACCTGCCCGCCAACAAACCAACCCTCGACGGCACGCTGTGGGTGGATAAGGACGGCAAACCCTACCTCGTGTACTGCTACGAGTGGCTACAGAACCTGAACGGGACCATCGAGAAGATTGCACTGAAGCCGGACCTAAGCGGTACGGTGGGAGAAAGCAAATTGATGTTTCGCGCCAGCGACTCGCCCTGGAGCCGGGAAAAAGACAAGAATGGCCAGGACAAGCCCAACAAAGTAACCGATGGCCCCTACCTGTTCCGCACCAAGACCGGCCGGCTCGGCATGATCTGGACTAGCTGGATCTACGACGTGTACACCCAGGGCGTAGCCTACTCCACCAGCGGTACCCTCGATGGGCCGTGGGTGCAAGAGAAAGACCCCATCACCCCGCCCAACTACGGCCACGGCATGCTGTTCCGCGCCCTGAGCGGCAAGCTGCTGATGGCCGCCCACAGCCACCAAGATA